From the Debaryomyces hansenii CBS767 chromosome F complete sequence genome, the window TTCATTTGGCCCATCAACTGCACTTGAATCCTCCGTAGACCCTTCTGCATTACCACaattaacattattatcatcataatcGGGGCCGGCTCCAATGTCTTTCTGACCGTCTTCAATAGTACCATCTAAATCCCTTGATTTGGGTTCGACATCTACGTCTTCTACTGGAGCAGACACATTCATTTCAATTTGTGTAGAATCTACGTCCTTGTTAACGTCGTCTAATGTATTTTCCTCTGTCATTTTCTCTTACAGTCCAAAGAAATACACTTATCAATACTATCTAGAACAGATTTGGACTGAAAAATTCCTATAGTGATGATCATTACAAAATACTTTTGGGTCACGTGGTCCATCAACCAGTCGGTTGGAACACAAACCTAATGTAGATTTTTGCAAGCACCATGTTTTGCAAGCACTAGCTATGCCACATGAACATAATGTAGCGATATATAATACAGAGAATCGATAGCAATAGTTGTTAAAAAACGATTGTTCTGTTATTTGATAAGAAAACCAGCATTATTATGGCTTTGGACCTGTTGGTTATTTACTTCTTGTTTATGAACAATTGGGCAATACAGAGTAGTACTGGCTATTCTGAAGCACAATGCCATTGGTAATTATATCACTATTGTATTGATTAACCAAATGTATCTGTTTTGGATAACAGCAATCGTAGTGAAGAAGAGTGTTATATTCCGGTCAAGTTTCCTGCGAGTGCGAGCCTACAACTAACAGCTATCATATACgcaattttgatattatttacCAGAATTCTCAAAATCTACAGAATCCACAGAATATGGCTTTCAGGTCATACAATTCGCTTTAAGTAAACATATCTCGAATTTTTCGTTGATTTGGGTACAAATCAGTTTCAATTCCAATATGTAAGAATATCAATGTTGGTCATTCAATAAGCCAACATGGTTTCATGATATGCTTGTTCAATTGGAATGCCTGTAACATTCCTTCATATTATATCGCGGTGATTCCCCAGCTCCCAAGCCTACATTACCTATCACATAACTACGATCACTACAAACAAATCATATGCTAAATGATACAGACATACGTTTTGTAAATCAACATCACCCACTGAAACACTCGTCTCACTTGTTCTTACCTGAAATAGAGGTCTATGGAATGTTTggaaattgttcaattaCAGTTTCACTATAACGTACCTCATGCAAGTACGATTTCTAGGCTTCATTCCATACCTGTTCGATCGTGATATGATGACCAAGAACTCCTTACAGTGGTGAAGATGGTCGTACATTTAGGAGTTTATGCTGTATTGTTGATTATTCACCCTCGGAATTATCAATTGTAAACTACGCGAATGGAAACCGTTTAACAAATAAAGTAACTTCCTGCACCGGTGTCTATAACAAGACCGAACCAGCTCGCGTCGCTTGCAGATTTCTTGTATCGATGCCCGATTGTATATTTCTGAATAGCCAATGATCCCAAACCttgaaattgtttaaaTTAAGCATATTTCCTCTAGATATTTCGTAGGTctttcattgaaaattttgttgaatcTACTTTACTGTCGTTAAATTTAACTGAACTTCTTTTATTATCCGGTTTCTATACCTGTCACTCCTTTATCGAAAAGATTCAGATTAAATTACTGGTATgtatattgattttttaCACGATGCAAAAATTGGGTGGTGGATAATATGACTACGTGAATAAacgaataatgaattatgaATAGGATGTTTGGACAGTTATATTCTGTGAATGTTTGGTGCGATCTGATGATTTAGCATCTCTTAAGCATATTGGGCTTACGAATAGTACCAAAATGGTGATAGTTGCTATTCAACTAAGTGATCTAGTGGAGTTCATGGTATACGTGGAAGCCGATATAAATTGATGACATGGAAGTATGTAACAAACATACTACAATCCACGGTTTCATGTGATGCTGGTTGGATGCCGATTTCCTATTTTAGCCGTACGCATAACTTCCGGGGGCGCGCCTAAAATCGCTATTTCCGGTAGCATAAGCGCGGATTCTCCGTTTAAAACACGAAAGTTAAATGGATGCAAAATGGCTCCTGctattattgttttcaCCAATACGACACATGCTTAGGTCCCCCTAAATCCAAGCTCGAAGTACCTATCAACACGAACTCATATAACTAGATGGCAGAATCCCATCGTTATTAGACGCGaccatatttcaaatattcattcaTTTAATCACtgttaatatttattataacCAAGCATATCTGGTTACTGGGTTTAATTCACAGGTCCAATTCGTCATAAAACACCATCATTTGCATCTTGTACTATAgacattgaaaaaaaataatatactaataaaTACAGTTACAATGAAATTTACCCAAGCTACTATTGCTGCATTCGCGGCCTTGTCCACTGTTACGTTAGCTGCTCCAGCACCAGCACAAGACGAAGATTGTGCTACCACTCAAGTGCACGCTCACCACAAGCATAAGAGAGAAGTTGTCTACGATTACGCTTATGTTACTGTCACCGTGGATGGAAATGGTAAGGCTGTTGAAGGTACCGCTACCTCGTTATCCACTGCCACTTCTGCCACCCAAGAATCCGAATCTACTTCCACCACCTCGATTGCTTCCACTACTTCCGTTGAAGAATCTTCATCTGCTGCTACCTCTGAAGCTTCCTCCACTGAAAGCTCTTCTAGTAGCGCTGCTAGCTCTTCAAGTTCTGCTTCTACTGGCTCTAGCGGTAGTTCTGGTTCTGTCCCAACCGGTGACTTATCTGCTTTCGAAGATCCATCTGAAGACTTTGAAGACGGTACCATCTCTTGTTCCGACTTCCCATCTGGTCAAGGTGTTGTTTCTTTAGACCACTTAGGATTCGGTGGTTGGTCCGGTGTCGAAAACTCTGACGGTTCCACCGGTGGTAACTGTAAGGAAGGTGCTTACTGTTCGTACGCCTGTCAATCGGGTATGTCCAAGACTCAATGGCCATCTAACCAACCTCTGAACGGTGTTTCTATCGGTGGTTTGTTATGTAAGGGCGGTAAGTTGTACAGATCTAACAAGGACCAGAATACTTTGTGTGCTTGGGACGAAAACAAGGCCAGTGTTGTTAACAACTTGTCCAAGACTGTCGCTATCTGTCGTACCGACTACCCAGGTACCGAAAACATGGTTATCCCAACCGTTGTTGACGGTGGTTCCTCGTCTCCAATCTCTGTTGTCGACCAATCTACTTACTACAAGTGGAAGGGTGGCTCTACCTCCGCTCAATACTACGTTAACAACGCCGGTGTCGACTGGACTGATGGTTGTGTCTGGGGTACCTCAGGTTCTGGTATCGGTAACTGGGCTCCTTTGAACTTCGGTGCCGGTTACGACAACGGAATTGCCTACTTATCTTTAATTCCAAACCCAAACAACAAGGATTCCTTGAACTTCAAGGTCAAGATCGTCGCCGACGGTGACTCCACCGTCAGCGGTGATTGTACCTACGAAAATGGTAAGTACAACGGTGACGGTACCGATGGTTGTACTGTTGGTGTTACCAACGGTAAGGGTAAGTTCGTCTTATATTAATTCGTTTAGTTCTACTCTTTAACTaccatttttctttttgaatgaattgaatCTAATTTGTTTCTACATCCCGTTGTATTTTATGctgtatattataatataattgtTTCTATAGGCCTAACGTAGTCTTCCTCAACCTCAGTTCTCACATTCTCCCAATCCTTCAACCCTCGAATTGGTCCAATTATACTATTACCTTCCAGGCCGTCAATCACTAGCCCAAGATGTTGGCCTCATGCCATCATCTAAATAAGATTAGTTTCAAACTTCATTGTAAGTACTATTAAATAACTTATACATATAGTAAGCGAAATGTTTATCAGCATATACGAAACATATTGAGGATTTTCTAATCTCTGATTTCAGGTGtatgaagaaaagaaataaaatatatagtaGTATTTCATAGGacatttaaaattttcaattagtTGAAGGATTGCATTAACTCATCAGTTTGCAGACAATTATTGTTTCTGAAAGAGAAACCACATCGAAGCAAATAGCACTGCTAATGATGCCGTCAGTGCACTTTTTAGGGAAGAATAGCAATGAAATAGGATAACCCTGATAACCAATTGGTACATTTACCCATCCTTATTCAGTGAGCTAGTGTCTGATGGTGAACAGAACACATGGGTCCTTTCAGACATTCCACTCTTGAAAATTAGGAAGTTAGACCATCCTAAGGTATCACTTTCCCTAAAGCATATCATTTGCACAACCTATATAGGGATTAAACTATGTGTAAATtgcatatttttcaatacaCTAATTACTATGCGATTCCTTCGTAGTCACATCTCCTTTGCTGTTCTAGTATCCAACGATTCTAGCCTCATTTGGTCAAAACTTGCtctgaagaaattttttgTAATCTTTTTCAGCCTTATAGGGAAGCGTAGCATCACTTTTTTGACTATCTTGATTGACTTGATTATCAGTGTCGCTACTATCACAGGAACTATTTAACCCTAAGATGTAGTCAAGGTTTTCTAGGTCATTCATTTTATGTTCCCCATTATTTGTGCAATCCGATAgtccaaaatcaa encodes:
- a CDS encoding DEHA2F20900p (similar to uniprot|P53616 Saccharomyces cerevisiae YNL066W SUN4 Protein involved in the aging process) translates to MKFTQATIAAFAALSTVTLAAPAPAQDEDCATTQVHAHHKHKREVVYDYAYVTVTVDGNGKAVEGTATSLSTATSATQESESTSTTSIASTTSVEESSSAATSEASSTESSSSSAASSSSSASTGSSGSSGSVPTGDLSAFEDPSEDFEDGTISCSDFPSGQGVVSLDHLGFGGWSGVENSDGSTGGNCKEGAYCSYACQSGMSKTQWPSNQPSNGVSIGGLLCKGGKLYRSNKDQNTLCAWDENKASVVNNLSKTVAICRTDYPGTENMVIPTVVDGGSSSPISVVDQSTYYKWKGGSTSAQYYVNNAGVDWTDGCVWGTSGSGIGNWAPLNFGAGYDNGIAYLSLIPNPNNKDSLNFKVKIVADGDSTVSGDCTYENGKYNGDGTDGCTVGVTNGKGKFVLY